A segment of the Acidobacteriota bacterium genome:
CCATCCCCTCGGGGGTCTCCCCCCTGGATCATGAAGCCTTCCACCACCCGGTGAAAGGTGAGTCCGTCGTAGTAGCCATGCTCCGCCAACAGGCGAAAGTTCTCCACGGCCGTGGGAGAGTCGTCCGCGTAGAATTCAATGGTAATGTTGCCCATTTCGGTTTCGATCCGAGCTTGCTTTCCACCCGAGCTCTTGGCCCCCTTGGGCACCTTCGGGTTTCCCGGTCCGGAGGCGGAACAGCCCATCAAGGCCGCCGCCACGAACCAAACTGCCATGAGTTGCCAATAAAGACCGATTCCCATATCCGCCCAAAACGGTCGCAGGTTCATCAACATGGTGCATCATTCCTTTCCCCGGATTCCGGTGGCGCAACTGACATTAGATAGTCCCTGATCCTCTTGGCTGCGCGTCAGACTCCTTGATTGTACCCCCTGGGGCAAGAGTGCTTGAACCGTCCACTCCCTCCCGCGGCGAATCAGGAGACGGTCCGGCAAAATTTCTGCTTGAATCGCCCCCAACTTTCGTTTGTGTTCTGCGCCGGCATGGTGTTAAGCTTTCGTTTGTGAGATTATTCACAACATGGCGTAAGGGATGATGTTTCCGTTGCCCGCCTTGAATTCCACTTACACTCGAATGTCGACGTCCTCGATCGATGCCGCCGCCGTCACAGCGGTGGCTGCACCTCTCTGCCAAGACCGGGACAACAGAGGAGGCCGGAGAGGAGGCCGGTAGTCTGGTGGCGCCACACTCCTATGAGTCGGTTCCGGGAGGCTGTCCCGGTTTGGCGGAGTCCGCTCGACGGCTCCGAACGCCGGGAGAGACTTTCCGGTGGCCCCACCCTTAGGTCGAATGCTTCACAGAAACACCAAAGGTCTGGATCTTCCAATCGCCGGCGAGCCCGAGCACCGAATTGACACAGCCTCGCCGGCGCATCAGGTGGCCCTGCTGGCCGCCGACTACCCGGGTATGCGCCCGACCATGCACATGCGGGTCGGGGACGAGGTTCGTCGAGGCCAACTCCTTTTCGAAGACAAGAAGACCTCCGGGGTTCGATATACCTCGCCGGCCTCGGGCCGGGTGACGGCCATCCACCGGGGGGAGCGGCGCGCCTTTCAGTCATTGGTCATTCAACTGGACGCCTCCGAGCTGGGCGGCCGCGCCGACAGTGTCACCTTCAGCGCCTATACCGGACGGCACCCCGGCTCCCTCACCAGGACCGAAGTCCAGGAACTACTGCTCGAATCCGGCCTCTGGACGGCGTTGCGGGCCCGGCCCTTCGGCAGGGTGGCCAACCCGGCCGAAACCCCGCGCTCGATCTTCGTCACCGCCACGGACAGCAACCCTCACGCGCTTCCTGCCCGCCTGGCGCTGGAAGGACAGGAGGCGGCCTTCGAACGGGGACTGCGGACCGTGGCCAGGCTGACCCAAGGGCCGGTCTTCATTTGCGAGAGCCCGGCGAGCGGGTTCCCCGTTCCTTCCGACTCCCAGTTCCGCCGGGAGGAGTTCAGAGGACCTCATCCTTCCGGCACCGTCGGCTTCCACATTCACACCCTCGACCCGGTAGACAGGAATCGCCTGGTCTGGCACTTGAACTTCCAGGACGTGGTGGAAATCGGCAGACTTTTCGCTGACGGACAGTTGCACCCGGAGCGGATCATCTCTCTGGCTGGCCCCTCGGTCCGGCAGCCCCGTCTGCTCAGGACGCGATTGGGCGCCTCCACCAGGGATCTCACCCAGGGAGAGTTGACCGAAGGAGAGTCCCGCATTATCTCGGGATCGGTCCTTTCCGGCCGGACTGCCTCGGGCGAGGCGTTCGGCTTTCTGGGACGCTATCATCAACAAGTATCCGTTCTCCCGGAAAACCGCTCCCGGGAGTTCCTGGGATGGCTTTCGCCCGGGGTCAACCGCTATTCCACCATCAACACCTACCTCTCCAAGCTGATACCGGGCAGGAAATTCCGCTTCACCACCTCGACCAACGGATCCTCCAGGGCCATGGTTCCCATCGGGATGTACGAGCGCGTCTTCCCCTTCGACATCCTTCCCACTTTCGTACTGAGGGCCCTGCTGGCGGGCGATACCGAGAAGGCCGTAGAACTGGGCTGCCTGGAGCTGGATGAAGAGGACCTGGCCTTGTGTTCCTTCGTCTGCCCGGGCAAGGTCGAGTACGGCCCCCTCTTGCGACAGGTTCTGACCACTATCGAGAAGGAAGGCTGATGAAGATCCTGCGCACCATTCTGGATTCACAGGCCAAGCACTTTCACAAGGGCGGAGCTCTGGAACGCGCCTATCCCTTCTACGAAGCGCTCGACACCTTTCTGTTTACGCCGGGACAGGTCACCAAGGGCGGCTCCCACGTCCGGGACGGACTCGACCTGAAGCGCATGATGGTGACGGTGGTCATCTCTCTCATTCCCGCGGTGTTCATGGCCATGTACAACACCGGCCTGCAGGCCCATCGGGCCATCTCCCAGGGGGCCCTCCCCCTGGAGACCTGGCAGACGGCGGTGATGATCCAATTGGGGCTGGGCGGGTTCGACCCGGGCGACCCAATGGCCTGCATGCTGCACGGTGCGCTCTACTACCTTCCCGTGCTGCTGGTCACCTTCCTGATCGGGGGCCACTGCGAGGCTCTTTTCGCTGTCATCCGCAAGCACGAAATCAACGAGGGGTTCCTGGTGACGGGAATGCTCTTCCCCTTGACCCTGCCGCCAACCATACCCTTGTGGCAGGTGGCCTTGGGCATTGCCTTCGGCGTGATCGTCGGCAAGGAGATCTTCGGGGGGACGGGAATGAATATCCTGAACCCGGCACTGACGGCCAGGGCCTTCCTCTTCTTTGCCTATCCCGCCGAGATTTCGGGAAACAAGGTCTGGGTAGCGGCACAAACCAGCGCCGACGGCGTCAGCGGGGCGACCTGGCTGGCCGAGGCGGCTACCCTGGGGCATCAAGTGCTCCTGGAGGGACTGAGCTGGTGGGACGCCTTCCTGGGTCTGATCCCCGGGTCCATGGGCGAAACCTCGACCCTGGGGTGTCTCATCGGAGCCTTGATTCTGATCGTGACAAAGGTGGGCTCCTGGCGCATCATGTTGAGTGTGGTGCTGGGCTCCCTGGCGGCCTCGACCCTTCTCAATGCCATCGCCTCCGACACCAATCCCCTGCTGGCGGTTCCCTTCGGTTGGCACGTGGTCTTGGGGGGGTGGGCCTTCGGCGCAGTCTACATGGCCACCGACCCGGTCTCGGCTTCCCACTCCAACACCGGGAAGTACATATACGGTCTGTGCATCGGGGTCCTGGCTATCCTGATCCGGGTGGTCAACCCGGCCTACCCCGAGGGAATGATGCTGGCCATTCTCTTCGTCAATCTGTTTGCCGGCCTGATCGACTACTTCGTGGTTCAGGCCAACGTCAAGCGCAGGAGGGCCCGCTATGCAGCATAGCGTCGGCTACACCATTCTCTTTGCCGGCCTGATTTGCGTCGCCTGCGCCGTGCTGGTCTCTTCCTCGGCGGTGTCGCTCAGCGAAATGCAGCAGGCCAACGCGGCCCTGGACAAACGCAAGAACGTCCTGCTGGCGGCAGGCCTGGCTCGACCCACCGAAAGACTGGACGCCGCACAGGTTCAGGAACGATTTCGGGTGGTGAAGCCGGTGGTCGTCGACCTGCAGTCCGGAGAGGAGGTTCCGGACATCGACCCCTCTGCCTTTGACCAGAGGAAAGCCCGCAACGATCCCGACTCCAGCCGTGAAGCCCCGCCCAACGACTCGAGCATCAGTCGTCTGCCCAATCACGCCGTGGTCTACCAGGTTCTCAACGACTCCGGGGAACTGCAGATGGTGGTGCTCCCCATCGAGGGATACGGGCTCTGGTCCACGCTTTACGGCTTCCTGTCCCTGGATGCCGATACCAGGACGGTGCGGGGGCTCACCTACTACCAACACGGCGAGACCCCCGGATTGGGAGGCGAGGTCGACAATCCCCGCTGGAAGGCCCGCTGGCCCGGCCGGCTCGCCTTCGACGGCGCCGGTCAAACGGTGATCGAAGTGATCAAGGGGCAGGCCGGTCCTCCCGAGGAGGATCCTCATCGGGTTGACGGACTGGCCGGCGCCACCATTACCAGCCGGGGCGTCACCAACATGCTGCGGTTCTGGCTGGGAGAAAACGGATTCGGACCCTTTTTGAAGAGACTTCGCGACACCCGCAAGTCATCCTGAGGAAGCGAAATGGCAGGTCCCGGGCGCAAGGCGCTACTCGATCCACTCTTTGAAAACAATCCCATCGCTCTGCAGGTGCTGGGGATCTGTTCGGCCCTGGCCGTGACCACCAAGATGGAGACCTCGGTGGTGATGTGCGGGGCGGTGATCTTCGTTCTGACCTTTTCCAACTTCTTCGTCAGCCTGCTTCGCAACAACATCCCCAGCTCCATCCGCATCATCGTGCAGCTGACCATCATTTCGTCCCTGGTGATCATCGCCGATCAGTTCCTGAAGGCCTACCTCTACGACATCAGCAAGCAACTTTCGGTGTTCGTGGGTTTGATCATCACCAATTGCATCATCATGGGGCGGGCTGAAGCCTTCGCCATGCAGAATCGGCCCAGCCTGAGCATCATGGACGGCCTGGGCAACGGCTTTGGTTACAGCCTGATACTGCTGGCCACCGGCTTCTTCCGGGAACTGCTGGGGTCCGGAAAACTCTTTGGCCACACCGTGTTCCCCCTGGCGACGGAGGGAGGGTGGTACTCGCCCAACGGATTGATGACGTTGTCGGCCGGCGCATTTTTCATTATCGGCGGCTTCATCTGGGCGCTGCGTGTCTGGAAGCACGACCAGGTGGAAGAGGAGGGCTGAACGGCATGCTGGAACATTATCTCGGTCTGGCCGTCAAGACGATTTTTGTGGAGAACATGGCCCTGGCCTTCTTTCTGGGCATGTGCTCTTTCCTGGCGGTATCCAAGAAGATCAACACCGCTTTCGGCCTGGGCCTGGCGGTGATCTTCGTGCTCACGGTGACGGTGCCGATCAACAACCTGCTGTTCAAATACGCCCTCACGGAGGGGGCTCTGGCTTGGCTCCATCCCGATCTGGCCGGCTACGACCTTTCCTTTCTGGGATTCCTCTGCTACATCGGAACCATTGCCGCCATGGTCCAGATCGTGGAGATGACCCTGGACCGCTTCGTACCCACCCTCTACGCGGCACTGGGAGTCTTCCTGCCCCTGATTGCCGTCAACTGCGCCATTCTGGGCGCTTCCCTCTTCATGGTGGAGCGGGACTACAACTTCGGTGAGAGCGTGGTATTCGGACTGGGTTCCGGGATCGGCTGGTTCCTGGCGGTGGTGGCTCTGGCCTCCATCCGGGAAAGAATGCGCTACAGCAATGTTCCCCCGGCGCTGAGGGGGTTGGGCATGACCTTTATCCTGACCGGCCTGATGGCCATCGGATTCATGGCTTTTGGAGGCATTCAGCTCTAGGAGGCAGGACACTTAAGCATCGCAGGAGGGACGGTTCCTGATGACTGTGACTGTGATTCTGGGCGTGATCATGTTCACCGTGGTCATCCTTTCGCTGGTGGTGGTGCTGATGGTCGCCAAGAGCAAGCTGGTGGCCGGCGGCGAAGTCAACATCGTGATCAACGACGATGCCGACAACACCATTCAGGTGCCCGCGGGAGGGACCCTGCTGGGCGCCCTGGCGGCCCGTAAGATCTTCATTCCGTCGGCCTGCGGTGGCAAGGGGAGCTGCGGCGTATGCAAGGTGGACGTCTTCGAGGGCGGCGGCGCCATGCTGCCCACCGAGCCCCCCCATATCACCCGCAGGGAGGCTCGGGAAGGGTGCCGGCTCTCCTGTCAAGTCAAGGTCAAGCAGGACCTGAAGATCGGTGTCCCGCCAGAGGTGTTCAGCGTTCGCCAGTGGCGCTGCAAGGTGCGTTCGAACCATAACGTGGCCACCTTCATCAAGGAGCTGGTGCTGGAGCTGCCTGTCGGCGAAGAGGTGCCCTTCCGCGCCGGAGGATACATCCAGATCACCTGTCCACCCCACACCGTCGGATACAGGGACTTCGAAATCGAGGAAGAGTTCCGCCAGGACTGGGACCGGTTCAATCTGTGGGAGATTCAGTCCACGGTGGAGGAGCCCGTGGACCGAGCCTACTCCATGGCCAACTATCCGGAGGAAAAGGGGATCATCATGCTCAATATCCGGGTGGCCACCCCGCCTCCCCGCAGCCCCAAGGGAACGCCTCCGGGAAAGATGTCCTCCTACACCTTCGGTCTGAAGCCGGGCGACGACGTCACCATCTCAGGCCCCTTCGGCGAGTTCTTCGCCAAGGACACCGAGGCGGAAATGGTCTTCATCGGCGGCGGCGCCGGCATGGCCCCCATGCGCTCCCACATCTTCGATCAGTTTCGCCGCTTGAACACTCAGCGGAAGGTCAGCTTCTGGTATGGAGCCCGCAGCCTCCGCGAGGCCTTTTACCTCGATGACTTCAACCAGATCCAGGCTGAAAATTCCAACTTCAAATGGCACCTGGCCCTGTCGGAACCCCTGCCCGAGGACCAGTGGACCGGCTACACCGGTTTCATCCATCAGGTCCTCTACGACAACTACCTCAAGGACCACCCCGCCCCGGAAGACATCGAGTACTATATCTGTGGTCCCCCCCCGATGATGAATGCCTGCTTCAAGATGCTGGATGACCTGGGGGTAGAGCCGGAGAACATCGCCTTCGACGACTTCGGCGGCTAGGCCGGTATTTCACAGCCGGTGTAGCTGAAGCGACTTGGCTTGGCCGCAACCTGGCAGCCCGGTGTCCCCCCCACCGCATCAGCCTTCGCCTGCCGGCTCGGCTTCGGTACAAAACGGCCACGTCGTTTACACATTAGACCGCGAACATGTTTTACATCGCACCCAGGAATCGGGCAATACGCCTTGTGCAAGCCTCAAGTATCACTCCCCCCTGGAGGGGGAGTCGGTGAGACAAGGGCTCCGCCCGCAGTCGAACCGGTGGGGGGACGGAATCGGCGAGATCGCCACATAGGAGATTCCGCCCGCAGTCGAGCCGGAGGGGGGCAAACGCGGCGTCCCGAGAGTGACAATCAGTAGCACAGGAAGTGCCGCGTGGGTGGCGGCAGCGTGTAAGCGTGACGTGGGGCGGTATTTCATTGGGAAAGCAATGCGTTCTCGAACGGGTGCTTTCTATTCGCCGCATTCGCGGCTGGGTTGGCGTAGAAACCATACGACCCCGGGCTGCCGCCCGGGGCTACCCTGAGCCGCAGCTACGCAGCTCTATAAGGATGGCCCGTAGGTAGCGTCTCGCCGGGTAACCCACGTCAGCCGCAGCATTCGCAGCTCTCCCCTAACCCACAACACTGCAAGGGGAAACGTGCTTTTCTATTTGGAATATGTCCCGGGCCGTGGCCCGGGACGAGCCATTGGGACGCAGACGTCACATAGGGGGTTAGAGCCGCGAACGCAGCGGCGGCAAACACCGGTGAACCAAACTCAAGCGCAAGCCCGTTACTCATCTGCAAAAACGCTGCATGAGCCAGCCTCCTTGACAGCCGCGAATGCGGCGGCAACAGGTAGCCGTGGGCGTCAGCCGGGCTCGGGCCGGGTCGTGGCCCGGGACAAGCCATCGGGACGCGGACCTACGACTTCGAAGTCGGCCGTTCATGCCGCTCGGCAACCAGGCCGTCCCGGATCGGCGGCCGGGTATCTCCTGCTGGTCCTGCTGACGGTTGCAACGGGATGTCAGGCGCCAGACTTCGTCCAGGAATACCGCTTCCAGGGAAGCAGCATGGGGACGACCTTCGAGGTGAAGGTGGTGGCATCCCGGCTGCCGGAACAACGGCAGGAGGCGGTGCGCGAGGCCATTCAGGCGCAACTGCAGGATGTCGACGGCAAGATGTCGACCTACAGGGAAGCTTCCGAAATTTCCCACCTGAACCGCTCGCGGGAAACCACCCCCCAACCGCTTTCCCGGGAAACCTTCACCGTGCTGGCGGAAGCCCAAAGAATCAGCCGGATGACGGGCGGAGCCTTCGACATAACGGTCGGCCCCCTGGTCAATGCCTGGGGCTTCGGGCCCGCGCCTCACCCCGCATCGCCCCCGACGGCCGCCGAGATAGAGCAGTTGAAGTTGCGAAGCGGTTGGGCCAAAATTGAACTGTTCCCCCGGGATTCGACGATTCTCAAGCAGGAGCCGGCCCTTTACCTGGACCTCTCGGCAATTGCCAAGGGGCATGCCGTCGACAGGATCTCGGAAGTCCTGGCCGAAATGAACCTCACCAGGCATATGGTGGAACTGGGAG
Coding sequences within it:
- a CDS encoding peptidylprolyl isomerase, which translates into the protein MLMNLRPFWADMGIGLYWQLMAVWFVAAALMGCSASGPGNPKVPKGAKSSGGKQARIETEMGNITIEFYADDSPTAVENFRLLAEHGYYDGLTFHRVVEGFMIQGGDPRGDGTGGESAWGGEFNDDIDRGSTLYRRGYRRGIVAMANAGPDTNGSQFFIMHGNSRLQPNYVIFGNVVEGMPVVDALATVPTARSSSGEMSRPTRPLVIKKVEILP
- a CDS encoding FAD:protein FMN transferase; its protein translation is MGTTFEVKVVASRLPEQRQEAVREAIQAQLQDVDGKMSTYREASEISHLNRSRETTPQPLSRETFTVLAEAQRISRMTGGAFDITVGPLVNAWGFGPAPHPASPPTAAEIEQLKLRSGWAKIELFPRDSTILKQEPALYLDLSAIAKGHAVDRISEVLAEMNLTRHMVELGGEVRTSGRNAGGNPWRIAIEKPISGGRAFQRILPLENLAVATSGDYRNFREAEDGHLSHTIDPRTGRPVRHELASVSVVATSCMRADGYATALMVLGEDEGYRLAAEQDLAALFLVRTREGSFRERETPAFQRHFGGKPTGTGPDTERESGS
- a CDS encoding Na(+)-translocating NADH-quinone reductase subunit A; amino-acid sequence: MLHRNTKGLDLPIAGEPEHRIDTASPAHQVALLAADYPGMRPTMHMRVGDEVRRGQLLFEDKKTSGVRYTSPASGRVTAIHRGERRAFQSLVIQLDASELGGRADSVTFSAYTGRHPGSLTRTEVQELLLESGLWTALRARPFGRVANPAETPRSIFVTATDSNPHALPARLALEGQEAAFERGLRTVARLTQGPVFICESPASGFPVPSDSQFRREEFRGPHPSGTVGFHIHTLDPVDRNRLVWHLNFQDVVEIGRLFADGQLHPERIISLAGPSVRQPRLLRTRLGASTRDLTQGELTEGESRIISGSVLSGRTASGEAFGFLGRYHQQVSVLPENRSREFLGWLSPGVNRYSTINTYLSKLIPGRKFRFTTSTNGSSRAMVPIGMYERVFPFDILPTFVLRALLAGDTEKAVELGCLELDEEDLALCSFVCPGKVEYGPLLRQVLTTIEKEG
- a CDS encoding Na(+)-translocating NADH-quinone reductase subunit C, whose protein sequence is MQHSVGYTILFAGLICVACAVLVSSSAVSLSEMQQANAALDKRKNVLLAAGLARPTERLDAAQVQERFRVVKPVVVDLQSGEEVPDIDPSAFDQRKARNDPDSSREAPPNDSSISRLPNHAVVYQVLNDSGELQMVVLPIEGYGLWSTLYGFLSLDADTRTVRGLTYYQHGETPGLGGEVDNPRWKARWPGRLAFDGAGQTVIEVIKGQAGPPEEDPHRVDGLAGATITSRGVTNMLRFWLGENGFGPFLKRLRDTRKSS
- the nqrF gene encoding NADH:ubiquinone reductase (Na(+)-transporting) subunit F, with the protein product MTVTVILGVIMFTVVILSLVVVLMVAKSKLVAGGEVNIVINDDADNTIQVPAGGTLLGALAARKIFIPSACGGKGSCGVCKVDVFEGGGAMLPTEPPHITRREAREGCRLSCQVKVKQDLKIGVPPEVFSVRQWRCKVRSNHNVATFIKELVLELPVGEEVPFRAGGYIQITCPPHTVGYRDFEIEEEFRQDWDRFNLWEIQSTVEEPVDRAYSMANYPEEKGIIMLNIRVATPPPRSPKGTPPGKMSSYTFGLKPGDDVTISGPFGEFFAKDTEAEMVFIGGGAGMAPMRSHIFDQFRRLNTQRKVSFWYGARSLREAFYLDDFNQIQAENSNFKWHLALSEPLPEDQWTGYTGFIHQVLYDNYLKDHPAPEDIEYYICGPPPMMNACFKMLDDLGVEPENIAFDDFGG
- the nqrE gene encoding NADH:ubiquinone reductase (Na(+)-transporting) subunit E; protein product: MEHYLGLAVKTIFVENMALAFFLGMCSFLAVSKKINTAFGLGLAVIFVLTVTVPINNLLFKYALTEGALAWLHPDLAGYDLSFLGFLCYIGTIAAMVQIVEMTLDRFVPTLYAALGVFLPLIAVNCAILGASLFMVERDYNFGESVVFGLGSGIGWFLAVVALASIRERMRYSNVPPALRGLGMTFILTGLMAIGFMAFGGIQL
- a CDS encoding NADH:ubiquinone reductase (Na(+)-transporting) subunit B, encoding MKILRTILDSQAKHFHKGGALERAYPFYEALDTFLFTPGQVTKGGSHVRDGLDLKRMMVTVVISLIPAVFMAMYNTGLQAHRAISQGALPLETWQTAVMIQLGLGGFDPGDPMACMLHGALYYLPVLLVTFLIGGHCEALFAVIRKHEINEGFLVTGMLFPLTLPPTIPLWQVALGIAFGVIVGKEIFGGTGMNILNPALTARAFLFFAYPAEISGNKVWVAAQTSADGVSGATWLAEAATLGHQVLLEGLSWWDAFLGLIPGSMGETSTLGCLIGALILIVTKVGSWRIMLSVVLGSLAASTLLNAIASDTNPLLAVPFGWHVVLGGWAFGAVYMATDPVSASHSNTGKYIYGLCIGVLAILIRVVNPAYPEGMMLAILFVNLFAGLIDYFVVQANVKRRRARYAA
- a CDS encoding NADH:ubiquinone reductase (Na(+)-transporting) subunit D, encoding MAGPGRKALLDPLFENNPIALQVLGICSALAVTTKMETSVVMCGAVIFVLTFSNFFVSLLRNNIPSSIRIIVQLTIISSLVIIADQFLKAYLYDISKQLSVFVGLIITNCIIMGRAEAFAMQNRPSLSIMDGLGNGFGYSLILLATGFFRELLGSGKLFGHTVFPLATEGGWYSPNGLMTLSAGAFFIIGGFIWALRVWKHDQVEEEG